In Aquiflexum balticum DSM 16537, a single genomic region encodes these proteins:
- a CDS encoding OmpA family protein has protein sequence MTLTLKRISKMDQIKRNFLLVIVLAMAGGLVHLPLQAQNSLLRFAEKQYALENYSQAATLYSQAYERKAKYSTAVLAAESFQNLQDYENSFKWWKTVVSHEESTREDYLKYLKAAMKFEVDPNVQELFAGSPYSEFDFPEIDFNQLKELKKKQANVKLVPLSDLNSQGSDYGITADTLDNKYFSSNRGSSFESNKPGVRLDAKNSLFSEEKSDFNDMEYFGIYRFSTAGDISKISSDIADALQYSDPSLMESRNILFYTVFRNVRKIKNRLDFSVHPEIYFSNISTNGQFTDSKPFPINNITEYGVMTPFVDEEAKRIYYASDKPGGFGGFDLYYVTYDDQLNFGEPVNLGPDINTDKDETHPSRMGSNFYFSSKGHLGLGGMDIFISDYQNGNLGKVTNMGLPFNSSRDDFAFYISPNGKRYLSSDRVGGMGMDDIYLIEDLNKRLIARVIDCDGNVITEEFESKITERNTSNPIPTSRNEKSELTAELSLDTDFSLSISKKGFFNIQDNTLSTKGFDGEILEREYRLAPIPYNLPIYADIVYYDLDKSIIRPDAEPTLDKIGGLMQRYGFIDLLVNSHTDARASKEYNDILSQKRADAVSEYLSKYDIPKERVRLEWFGEEKIINDCGDGIPCPETEHQLNRRSELVLEAFSDKNRQYDLPTEFMGRDICDPIDLFEAMNHEIPTIYFDFDKASLRNIHKKELERVSLMLQRLVNLQLNITGHTDQRGNETYNMNLSERRAKAVMDYLINKGIEPGRMKSEWLGKTQPVNDCNTGDCNEAMHQLNRRTELKLQNNK, from the coding sequence ATGACTCTAACTCTAAAAAGAATATCCAAGATGGATCAGATCAAAAGAAATTTTTTGTTGGTAATTGTTTTGGCTATGGCAGGTGGACTTGTCCACCTGCCTTTACAGGCCCAAAACTCCTTATTGAGATTTGCGGAAAAGCAATATGCTCTTGAAAATTATTCCCAGGCAGCAACGCTTTATTCTCAGGCTTATGAGAGAAAGGCGAAATACAGTACAGCAGTATTGGCGGCCGAATCCTTCCAGAATCTTCAGGATTACGAAAACTCCTTCAAATGGTGGAAAACCGTGGTGAGTCATGAAGAATCCACCAGAGAAGATTATTTGAAATACCTCAAAGCTGCAATGAAATTTGAGGTTGACCCCAATGTCCAGGAATTGTTCGCAGGAAGCCCCTATTCTGAGTTTGATTTTCCGGAAATAGATTTCAATCAGCTCAAAGAATTGAAGAAAAAACAAGCCAATGTAAAATTGGTTCCGCTATCTGATTTAAACAGTCAAGGTTCTGACTATGGGATCACAGCAGATACTTTGGATAATAAATATTTCTCCAGCAATAGAGGTTCCAGCTTTGAGTCAAACAAGCCCGGTGTAAGGTTGGATGCCAAAAACAGCCTTTTCAGTGAGGAAAAAAGTGATTTCAATGACATGGAGTATTTTGGGATTTATCGATTCAGCACTGCAGGTGATATTTCCAAAATCAGTTCTGATATAGCTGATGCCTTGCAATATTCAGATCCAAGTCTGATGGAAAGCAGAAATATTTTATTCTACACAGTTTTCAGAAATGTCAGAAAAATTAAGAATAGATTAGATTTTTCGGTTCATCCTGAAATCTATTTCAGCAATATTTCCACAAATGGACAATTTACGGATAGTAAGCCTTTCCCTATCAACAACATAACCGAGTACGGAGTAATGACTCCCTTTGTAGATGAGGAAGCCAAAAGAATATATTATGCATCTGACAAACCAGGCGGATTTGGTGGTTTTGACCTTTACTATGTCACCTATGATGATCAATTAAATTTTGGCGAGCCCGTCAATTTAGGTCCGGACATCAATACCGATAAGGACGAAACCCATCCGTCCAGAATGGGAAGCAATTTTTATTTCTCGTCTAAAGGCCATTTGGGTCTGGGTGGAATGGATATTTTCATTTCAGATTATCAAAATGGCAATCTTGGAAAAGTTACGAATATGGGCCTCCCCTTTAATTCTTCAAGAGATGATTTTGCTTTCTATATTTCACCAAATGGTAAAAGGTATTTATCCTCGGACAGGGTTGGAGGAATGGGAATGGATGATATTTATCTCATCGAAGATCTTAATAAGCGATTGATCGCAAGGGTAATTGACTGTGATGGAAACGTCATTACTGAAGAGTTTGAATCCAAAATCACAGAAAGAAACACTTCAAACCCAATCCCTACTTCCCGAAATGAAAAATCTGAATTAACCGCAGAACTTTCCTTGGATACAGACTTTAGCCTGTCCATCAGTAAAAAAGGTTTTTTCAATATTCAGGACAATACCCTTTCTACAAAAGGATTTGATGGAGAGATTTTGGAAAGAGAATACCGACTTGCACCCATTCCTTACAACTTGCCGATTTATGCCGATATCGTCTATTATGACCTGGATAAATCAATTATAAGGCCTGATGCGGAACCCACATTGGACAAAATCGGTGGACTCATGCAACGATATGGATTTATTGATTTGCTGGTCAATTCCCATACCGATGCAAGGGCATCCAAAGAGTATAATGATATCCTTAGCCAAAAAAGGGCTGATGCAGTAAGCGAATACCTATCCAAATATGATATACCCAAAGAGAGGGTAAGACTGGAATGGTTCGGAGAAGAAAAGATTATCAATGATTGTGGAGATGGTATTCCATGCCCCGAAACGGAACATCAATTGAACAGAAGAAGTGAATTGGTATTAGAAGCCTTCTCGGACAAAAACAGGCAATATGATTTGCCTACGGAATTTATGGGTAGAGATATCTGTGATCCGATAGATCTTTTTGAGGCCATGAACCATGAAATTCCGACTATCTATTTTGATTTTGATAAAGCTTCTCTTCGCAATATCCATAAAAAGGAATTGGAACGCGTCAGTCTGATGCTTCAGAGGTTGGTTAACCTCCAACTCAATATCACCGGACACACCGACCAAAGAGGCAATGAAACCTACAACATGAATCTTTCTGAGCGAAGAGCAAAAGCAGTAATGGACTACCTGATCAATAAGGGAATTGAACCCGGTAGAATGAAAAGTGAATGGTTAGGCAAAACTCAGCCGGTAAATGACTGCAATACCGGTGATTGCAATGAAGCCATGCATCAGCTGAACAGAAGAACAGAATTGAAACTCCAGAACAATAAGTAA